Proteins encoded in a region of the Flavobacteriaceae bacterium HL-DH10 genome:
- a CDS encoding RNA polymerase sigma factor, with translation MFQVDIIEKCKQNNRKAQVQLYNQYCDGMYVVAKRFLKNTHDAEDVVQEAFIKAFTKLHQYKAEVTFGAWLKRIVVNKSIDFLKSKKQLIELEEVHLKVIDIESDDKWLVDDAITINEAKSAIDKLPEKYQYVVMLYLIEGYDHQEISEILNISEVASRTQLSRGKTKLQELLKLKKNGTRY, from the coding sequence ATGTTTCAAGTTGACATTATTGAAAAATGTAAACAAAACAATCGAAAAGCACAAGTGCAGTTATACAACCAGTACTGCGACGGTATGTATGTTGTTGCAAAACGGTTTTTAAAAAATACTCATGATGCAGAAGATGTGGTGCAAGAAGCCTTTATAAAGGCTTTTACAAAACTACATCAATACAAAGCAGAAGTAACTTTTGGAGCTTGGTTAAAACGTATTGTTGTTAATAAAAGTATCGATTTTTTAAAATCTAAAAAACAGCTTATTGAGCTGGAAGAGGTGCACCTTAAAGTAATTGATATTGAAAGTGATGACAAATGGTTAGTAGATGATGCTATTACAATTAATGAAGCGAAAAGTGCTATTGATAAATTACCAGAAAAATATCAATATGTAGTAATGCTTTATTTGATTGAAGGGTATGATCATCAAGAAATTTCAGAAATATTAAATATTTCTGAAGTCGCATCACGAACTCAATTGTCTAGGGGAAAAACAAAACTTCAAGAACTCTTAAAACTTAAAAAAAATGGCACAAGATATTAG